The Solenopsis invicta isolate M01_SB unplaced genomic scaffold, UNIL_Sinv_3.0 scaffold_757, whole genome shotgun sequence genome includes the window ttgatttatttttaaattcaatatatgCTTCAAAAAACGTTTTCACTAAATTGAGAATTAGATAGTTTTAAGCaacaaaaacattatataatttatttactttgcctGATTctagattataatattttgaatcttTCTCAGGATAATTCTTCGATTTATTGAATCCGGGGATTTCTGTTACACATTTTCGAATTTCAGATTGTGTATAgtcttcaatatttaatatgatCCAATAGCAAGAATCTCTGTAAATATCCTCGCtgttgcaaattaatatttcaacgtCGTAAAACGCACAAATCGAAAAAGAAAGCTTTACTTTGTTACTAAAGTTAGTTCTAAGAACTTTATAGAAGTCATTGGGGTAAGAAGTTCTGTTGAAGACGTTCTGTTGAAATTCTGGAAATTTTAAGTGAATGTTTTTTTGTAGTTACCATGaaagtatattttgtttataacattaaataaattctacatATATCTGAATATTCTGTCTGCGAGGCTTTTACCTTCCCATCGTTGATCAAATACTGGACCCATAGGTGTTAATAAAGAATTTGTAAGATTCAGTCTTGTTTAATCCATGACTCTAAGCATCCTTTATTTGCATTCATTTCACACattatctcattttttaaaaatccattagactgataaatattgaatttctctgaaatatttattgacaataaaaaaattgctacttataaatgtaatataataccaAATGATTTATGATTAAGTTTATTTAGTAAAGTTGCATGTTATaagataactttttttaaatgtttataatttatttaatttatattattaactcctatttttatatccaaattatagtaaatatatttaagttttaccGTCAAAAGTTAGCAAGCgataatagttattttttattgtatataaaattttttataacaattgccgattttgctaatttaaaaaaagggtTCCTGATacgtaacaaaaaagttttttatgtgAGATGGGTCGACTTGGACCTTACTAGGTTCAAATTTGGCTCCAGAAATCTAGTTAACCAATAAAGTATCTCTTTTgatactcaaaaacttttgtacgtacaaggtgtgatcaaaaagtaaggtgacttttcatttttataaaaaaatattcatttattcatccaaaattatgttatccccttaaAAATAATCctcctctgatacaatgcatttgtgccagcgttttttccagtcgtcaaaacatttctgaaatgcacttttgggtattgccttgagctcctccagcgatgcagccttaatctcctcaatcgtcgcaaatcttcgtcctttcataggctttttcaattttgggaagaggaaaaagtcgcagagggccaagtctggtgaatacggtggctgagacatgatgatagtattgtttttggccaaaaaagtactcactagtaacgacgtgtgcgcaggtgcattatcatggtgcagaatccatgaattttctttccacacttccagacgtttttttcttattgattcatgcaaacgccgcataacctcaaggtaatactccttgtttaccgtacgaccttgtggtaggaattcttgatgcacaacgccatggtaatcaaagaaaactgtgagcaaaaccttcacattcgaacgaacttggcgtgcctttttcggtcttgactctcctgggctcttccactgggatgattgggctttggtttcgacgtcataaccatatacccatgtttcgtcaccagttataacccttttgagcagatcaggatcatcattgatgtcgttcaacatgtcttgggcgatgttcacgctgcttttgatcaaaattaagcagttttggaacgaattttgcTGACACACGTgccatacccaaaacatccgttaaaattgattggcatgagccaaatgatatgttaagatcattagctatttctctaatcgtgattcaacgatttttcaacacaatttctttcacttcctgaacattttcgtcggtttttgacgtgctggggcgtccagagcgaggttcatcgttaacattttctcggccctcttggaataacttataccatttataaacattttttttgttcaaagttgactcaccgtacgccattgtcaacatttcaagagtttttgaacacttaaatccattttttacacaaaaattaatacaaactctctgctccattattttcaacagcaaaaaatcgccgagcacgcaaacacgagtctaacctttatgcctctcacataaaaacaacacatgctatgtagtcaaaactgtgaacatatgatcgtgacgagtgtaccaacacaaaaaaaaaaattttgaaattagagtgtacagagcgcgcgaaattcaaaaaatcaacttactttttgatcacacctcgtaacatttttctccaaaatctattatatttaaa containing:
- the LOC113002932 gene encoding uncharacterized protein LOC113002932 — its product is MGPVFDQRWEEFQQNVFNRTSYPNDFYKVLRTNFSNKVKLSFSICAFYDVEILICNSEDIYRDSCYWIILNIEDYTQSEIRKCVTEIPGFNKSKNYPEKDSKYYNLESGKVNKLYNVFVA